Part of the Notamacropus eugenii isolate mMacEug1 chromosome 5, mMacEug1.pri_v2, whole genome shotgun sequence genome is shown below.
GGATGAAATGTTTTCATAAAGAACAATGTTACACAGAGATACGTATAGCACCTCTCAAATAGGCACTCTGACTCATAATATACTGACTAAGTTTTTTCTTTGAGGGTACCATATACTGGAGTTTAAACCCCATCTTTATCAAAGATTTAGGCAGTTATTCATCTTCTGAGTATCAAGGCAAAAATGAGGGCATTTAGCTGATAAAAGGCAGTACAGTGCCATGGAAAGTCACCCCTCCCTCAGGCACAGGACTCCAGTGGGGTTTGAATCCCACCACTGAAACACTGGGTGATCTTGAGTCACAACCCAAATTTTTAAGCCTTAGTTTACTGGGTcaattaaataagtaaaataggGGTGATAATAGCTAGTGTACTGTCTGGGGGGTGGGACTGTGGTTAAGATCAAGTGGGATCTGTCAGTGCAGAGCTTTACTATCCACCTATTTCATTATAATGAAACAAAAGCCCCCATATTCAGGTTATGTATCATAACCCTGGAAGAgatgatgggctggtcatgtgaCAAGATGGAAGGACTGGCAGTGTGTTACTTTAGATATGTTGGGAGAAACTAAGGAAAACCTTTTTCTGCATGCTGGATAAACCCCCTCCTCCCAGGATATTAACAAGAATTTCACACGAGGGGGAGTCATGAATGGGGTACAAGTTGCATTAATGGGGGGATCTCTCAAATTAAGGGGATCACAGATTCACAGACATGAATTCCCAGGTTTAGCTCTGAGTaaaggatataaaaaaagaaatagaaatggctGAGATTCTTCTTCTGTTCTTATCTTTGACATCAGTAACTGAATTCCACCCAGCCACTAAATGTTGTACATCTTTAACAGTAAATTTTCATTACTTGAGACAACTTTTCAGTGCTTCAAGGcagctctccaagactataaattgtagaaaaTGCTGACCTGGTCAACTGAGTTCCTGATACCAACAAAATGATACACCCCATCTCTATTGCTATCTTTCCTCTTCTTACACTCAATCCAGTGATAATTTACCATgctattactttttaaattccGAAGTGAAAAACTATTCTAAAAGTGGTAGAAGACATACCCAGAAATAGCACCTCTGATGTAGAACAATGAAGTCTTTTAATAcaggcatttaaaaaaacttttttttgctgTACAGTTACAAAACAGAATTTTTCAAGTCATCTAGCTCAAttccttgttttgtttgatttttatttgtttttacaaatgaggagactggggcCTAAAGAGActtcagtgacttttccaaggttacaATCTTGTCAGTATGAAAGCTGGAACTGTAACTCAGACCAGGACAAGATAGTCatgggtttagagctggaaaagatcagagatcatctcttccaACCATCTCTCCTGACCcctagtccagtgttctttttacTATATGTTTAAAAATGCCCCCAAAGTAACAGACTTCTGATATTTTGAACACAGATGGAGGCAATTTTGTGAGAATTAGAAAGAATTTTGGTGGAAACTGTTCATTGTTACCAtattatgtaaagcattttttcttttggaaaatctCATCAGAATCTAAAAACTCACACAGGAGTAAAGGTGGAAGGTTGAAGGACTGTGAATCATTAAAGAAAACCTAGGAAAGTGGTTTCCTGGACCAAGAAAAAGAACATCACTTGTAGGGCTCAAGAAAGTGAATCATCTCCTCTACAAATGAGCTAAGACCCGAAGGCCACCTGCAGAGTGGAAATACTACTTATTCAACAGCACTTGAGTTTTTAATGCTAAGTCTTGGAGGAAGCTGATACAAAGCACATAAGACACAAGGGATGATGACACTTGTCACTGAAACCCCACGTCTTCTAGAGTTAGGACCAAGATGCCAGCACAGAACAATGGGTATTAATAACCAATGCTTACGTATGgctgtaaagtttgcaaagttttATATgctacatcatctcatttgaatctcaccaCAACCCTATGAAATAAGTGAAGATATCAAAAAAGTGGAATTAATCTTAACAAATGTGTATGTGCTTTAGGACTAAGTCAGAGAGCAGGAATTCTAAAAACCGTAGGAAGGACAAAGGAGGTGATACCAAGGCCAGAATAGTCCAAAGCTCAAGGGAGTATCATTGGATTTTGAGATGAGAGACTATGTATCTTCACGTTTAATCTCCCTACCACCTCCATTTACttaatttaggaaactgaggcctcatcaaacaaacatttattaagcacataccaAGTTGTTAGACTACAaaggatacaaagtcaaaaataaaggcccctgtcctcaaggaacttacaaggAGGAAACTGTGTATATAGAACTAAGTGTATacataacatataaaataaatgaggtAAATTTTTTGGAGGGCAGGCATTAGCTgctgagggggtgggggaaagattAGGAAAAACTTTTTGAGAGTGGTGCTTTATCATTTTGGAAGTACATTTCAAGCAGATAGCTGGCCAGCACAAAGGTGTGGATGGAGATAGCAGATGAACTGCATGTATAGGGTACAGAAAGAGGGGCAGTCTAGCTGACTTGTAAAGTGTAGGATTTCATTGGGTCCTAAACCACAGCCCCAGGAGACAAGTACAACATTTTAGAGGCTGGGAAGGTGGGTTCTGAAGATATTGAAATACCACAGGAAGATATTTAATTATCTGAAGGTAATAGGGTGCCATTCCTTTTATCTAGTAGGGGAGTGAGTCAGAATAGGGCTagaggaaagtcactttggtagCTTTtggtggaagagagattagacaATATTTGACCTTTAACCAGTCCTTTCTTACTATCTTAAATCTCCATTACAGTTGAAGTTATTCACATCTCCCTAGTCCTCACCTAATGCTGGCAAGGTACAAGAAAATTACTTCTGAAGACAAATGTGAGCAGAACTTCTATGTATCTAATTCCAATGACTCAGACTAAGGGAATCTGGACATACAGCATTCCAAAAACTATTGGGAACCTAATAAAACCTTATGGGAGGCAGCATGACATAAGGCTACGGGTCAGCTTTGATCATAATGTTAACACACACTAGCTATAGTCACACAGTCTGTTCTGATGAAGACTATAAACTACAGACCAACTGCTCCTATGCATCACAGTAAAGGGGTGGGGCAAgggaaagagcatttattaagtgcctcttctGTGGCAGGCACTGctacatgctttacaaatatctcatttcatcagtTGAGGCAGTTTCCACACTGAGTTTCTAGTAGGAAGAAATGTGAGATTCTGATAAAAAGTGATTTATCACCAGTAAAACATTTTAGAAAGTCTGACTAGGTACATGTGCTTATTTCATGGAGCAGAGTAGGGGAGAAATTAGAGATCTGTATTCCCTTCTGCTGTATTATTTTGGTGGACAAGAACTCAGGTAGGAAAATGAGTGGTGACCATGACAGAAAAGGAGCAAGGTTAATAAGCTTTGGggtttataaaagaaaaagcaggatTTTGGCAGCTTGTCTGGGACTGAGTGGTTTTAGGAGCTTTAAAATCACAAGGCTCCATATGTAACCATGGTTCTTTGGAGttggggttttttgggttttttttggtgttttggaGTGTTCATTTCTTCCATAGATATCCAAATACTtttctggccaaaaaaaaaagaaaagagaagaaaaaaggcaacCCAAACATAATGGCATAAATCACATTATAGCACCAGTGCTAATAAAATGTGGAGTAAGGCATTCCTATATGGGTTTTGTttgaaataaaaccaaaggacagaATGTTCTTTAAATTACTAGGTAACAAGATTGAGACACAGCTATAGCTCTATGACAGAAAAGTTGTATCAttctaaaatagaaattaaaaagcaACTAAGTATGTTTAGAAGGGAAAACCATGTAATTTAAAATAGACTGAATTAAGGCAAGAGTAGTTTGGTTCTAAGGGAAACCAGAAGCATTACTGATGTGTTTAATGTAAAAGCCATTTTATTTTCACTGCCCTACATATTTCTGTATAACATTTTCCTGTATTTGATGTAAATAAGCTGGCTCTAGGGAAATCACCAAAAGCCTTTTATCAGGTATAAATAACAATACTCTTCAAgtattttgcctttttaaagCTCAATTTATTTCCTGTTAAATAGTAGAGAAAAAAACGTGTGGCTACAGCATCAGTGGGCTTAAATGAGAACTGTCTCTCAGGAAAGGACAGGGATCTGTGATATGATGGAGTAATCTTGGTTGTTCATTAAAATCATCAGGCTGAGGTCCaggggcagatttgaacttgtttAAAGCTGCTTCTTGAAAACCTGTCAATAACCTACTGAATCTACAATTATACAGGATGACTGAGCATCTGAACTCCAGGAGAGTCAGTGTCTGGTTCCCAGAAGCTCCTTCAAGAAAGGAAGCATATTGCtctaaaaagaagttaaaaaccAAGACACTGAACACTAGcattcagatttttttatttttcttgctgaGGTCAAATAAAAGTCCCAACTAATAATGTTAAGAGATGTCCAAGAACTGACAGAAGGTATTTTTTGAGAGGCAgtagaaagggcactggatttgaaatcagagcatctggtttcaaatctcacctttcatATACTATGTGACCTGCAGCAAGTCACTtctacttttgttttttcaactataaaatggggggttAGGGCAGGATGACCTACTGGCCCTTAAAATTTATGAGCCTAGCCTATATTGCAGGGTTGCCAAAGGTATAGCCCTTCACTGCCACCcatatctttctgaattcagtcCAGGCGTAGTTCTACTAGTGCTCTGGGGAAAAGGATCAAAAGGGTGAAGGAGGCTGTTCAAGGGTTTCATTTCTTGAGGGGAATCCCATTCATTGCTCCTCCATGGTAGCATGCTCTTGTCAAGTTGTTGCTTCTTCTAATTTGCCAATTACCAAATAACTTTATCACTTTTTATTTATCtcaaaaaatacaaaaggaagctaGAATTGTAAAATCTAATCTTTTGAATAAGGCAATATTTTCAGAGTCTGGAATGACTGACTTGTTATCAGTCAAATTCAACTTTACCACATAGTGTTTAGGGTTggtaaacaggcagttttcagacagcTGATTTGGAACATCCCAGAAGTGAAAGACCCTTTGTAAATGAAGAGTGCAAAGTGGTGACTCTAGTCAATGCCACAGAATATGGCTCTACAAAGTAAAAAATGCCGTTTAAAAGCTACTCCTGGAATAGTTCCCTGTGATGCTATTTTGAAATCAGTAAGTGAATGGTATGAACACATTTAAATGGAGATTACAGAAAACTTATTTGGAAATAAATCTTAAtcctagaaatagaaagaattcaatcACTTTCTACTCTTAATTCAGAAGAGTTCAGATAATCTTTTCAACCTAAAAATGACCTCCAAACAAAATATTTAAGATGTCTTCTATGACTCAGTTGTATAAAACTGTATAGAAAATGAGCATCATGTTCAAATGTAATGAAAATAATAGGCTTTAGAAAACATTCCTAGAATTGAAGTATGCAGAAACAAAAGATGATTTACAAAGATTTATAGCAGAGATCTAGTCATCATCAGAGTCAGAATCATATATTTTTCCTCGGAtggttttcttttccagttttgtcaagttggttccaaatttcttttggttttgaaaTGGTGGCTCCATCAAATTTCcactaaaaatcaaagaaatatgaaaaggaactttttaaaatataagggTTATCATAAGATATgagttgctaaaaaaaaattggaacaatTCCATTTTTAGTAAAATTCACAAAGTACAGTGGAATTCCTTCAATAACAAAGAGACTAGAAGACAGGACTAACATCTTTGTTACTGACTCATAATTTAATAGTTTTGAAGTTCATGGTTTTATACTGTGTTTTGGGGAATGAGACTGTTCTATAACAATCTGTACTATAAATGAGTTTCTTTTAGAGAATAGTATATATAGTCTCCTTTAAGTCTTTCAATGGCTAttaatgaaatgatatttaaaagtCACTGTGTTTTGTACTTTTTACAGCAGATGTCACTGTACTGATAAATATATACCTACGAAGTTAAGCAATTAAGTATAGGTGTAGAGTAAATATGAATTTAAAACTGtaacaaagaaaatattaattttttcttttatcccatTAGGAAACTAAATGCACAATAatgtttaattttatataaaatgagCAGGTAAAATGACGTACTTTCTGCATTATTGTACCAAATGATTCCATAGTGGCAAGAAAGAATTTATGCTCTTTTCTAAGTAGTTATCTTATTATCTTTCAAGGAGTAGTAACCCGAGTACTAAGGACAAAGCTGCTTAATATGCTTTTGGACAGTTACATTagtattttctttccttaatttcaatattgttctaTTTATCTACCATGAATTACTGAACTGtccaaaattatttaaaaacaaacaatacaTTTCTGAGAACTTAAAGAACTCTAGTATTGGAAGCTTTCTTGAGAACTATGAAGTTAAATGAATTCTGGCATGTGATAAattgaaattatcttttttaaaggaaaataatcttgtctcctttttgttttctcattaatAACTGTCCATAAAAATGCTATTGGTCACTCTGTGTAACTTAGacaatcttagaaaaaaataagattgtcTGATGGCTGTCAGCATTAGACATACTTGATTATTGTTTTTTCTCTGGAAGCTAACCCAGCACAATACTGCTCCTTACACAATTTCCCTTAATAAACTCCCCTTCTCCACCTTTTTTAAATTCTATGGAGGATCAACAAATCACTATGGTACTTCAGTTTTCTTCAACTTGTATTAGTAACAGTCCAGGAAGATAtccagggaaaaaataaataaaagcaaggctacttttttctttctttctttttttttttttaatttattcttctggTTTTAACTCTACAGAAGACGAACATTTAATCAAAAGTTTTCCCAATCCATTTTCATTGCAGAAATGGCTTTGGGAATGTCTAGAAAAAATATGGGGGGGGGaaccccagaaaaaaaaagaacacaaactATCCTGTGTGATGAATAAGAAATGATACAGTTTTCTAACTTATATCACAGGCATTCAGCAGAAACTTAGCTCCTCAGTGAGGGCAAGGAAAAGAAGTAGTAATGTAACAATCCGAATCATTTTATCTGCTGCTGTTGTCATAGACCAGAAGGGAACTCAAAGGATGATATGGCATGTTATGATTGGTATAAAGAGATGAGCTATTTTTGTTTGGAGGAAGGCGTGTCTCAGAGCTGTTTCTGTAGTCAGTTCAGAAATGACCTGGGATTTAGAAAGTTCACTGAACTTCCTTGGACCATGTTATTATACAAGAACAAGACTGAATAAATTTTGGGTTCAACAGGTAAAGTTATATATAGCTGAtgcttaataataaaatatttttcttgaagaagCAGATTCTCTATGTTTCATCTATGATAATGATTAAATTCTGGATCACATAAATATGTTTATGTTCAATCAAAGAATATACCATTTCAGGGAATGACACTCTGGGGGATCAAGAATGATTTAGAAATGGTTTAAGTCCAAAAGTGTCAAAATTGAGTGTTCCAGAGTTTAATTTCACCCATAATGCTACTTTGGCTTAATTAATCTATCTGCATAAATGTTTAGGCATTCTTCTGCTCACTTATTTTGTTAAGCTTAGTTTTACAAAATatacttttcttttagaaaagactGTATTTTTACAAACTTGACTGGAATTCTATTTTAGTTCTGTCCAAATAATCCTAAATCATAAAACGCAATCTAAAAACAGCAatcaaaaacataaataaaagcaaatatgtgccattaaaaaaaattacctgtaATTAAGAATATCAGAACAACCGAGTCTCCATTCTAAAGTTTCTGTAGTGAAGTCATCTGTATTGCCTAGATCAGTAAAACCTACTACATAATCTTGTGTTTTTCCATCTTTCACCAGAGCTAGGGTGGGAATAACTCTGATATTCAGTCTTTCACACAGGAAAGGTGCTTTTTCCACATTTAGCTTCAGGAATTTGGTCTCCAAATGTTTCTTGGACAATATTGTCAAATGTTTATCTAGTATTTTACATCTGTAAAGCCaaacacaaatgaaaatttaaaaaaaatcaaacagatcAGATACTTTTGGTATAAAGCAAATTTGGCAATCGTGGTTGGAGAATATGGGGACTTTATTGGAGCCGATTTTATTTCTATCTCAAAAGTTGTCTTTGTAGTAGAAAATCCAAAATTGGCATTCTAAAAAATCAAGACTTTCTTCTATGATGTTTTTCAATCAGCTATCAACATCCTACTCCGGCACCTTAACAGGAACAATCAAAAGCAGATTGTACcccattaatattttttctaaatggAGTTTCATAAGCATTGAATTTGTAAGGGGgggaagaaagaagttaatggACACTAATACTTGAGTCTATGGAAGAGAGAGTCATGAACATTCAGCAGCCTATTTGAgaaatcccaaaggaaaaaatgctgccaataaaaggaaacttaaaaaaaaaaatctatgtgacATTATTACAGTCAAGAGTAATCAATATCTCCAATTAAATAAGCAAGACCATTTTAGCTCTTTCATTGTCACAGAGATGTGACAGTGTTTCTCCACAGTAGACCCCTTGACTGTTAattgaaatgatgatgatgatgaagattgatgatgataacagtaacagaagctaacatttatataaagatTACTGTTTCAGACAaaggctttacaattattatctcatgagATCTGACTATTCCGGGTTGAAAGTAGACCAAGAGAAAAGGAAGCACTAAATTAGATGACCTTATCATTGCCAAAGTATTATTTTTGATTTAGGAAGTAACTAGAAACACAGGTGGCTGTCAAGAATTAGGTTCTTTACAAAGAATCCAACTCTTTGTTCTAAAATGGTCAATACATTGCTTTTCCTGAGGGAAACACTTGTAATCCTTTGGAATGAGACCAAATGACTACATGCTAGTTTTACTTCCCAGTTAAGTACTCTGTGAATCATTTAAGTCTCAATATTCTTGAGGCTTAGTCAGTGGCATGGAGGTCATCTGTGGTTCTGAAAAAGTTTTTGGTTATTTTCATCACCTCACTTTTGTGTCTTCATGTATCTGTCAAGCACTTTAGGTGTAAGAATTTTGGTGAATGACAAATATTAATGAGATGAAAACAAGGACAAGTGTTAACCTTATGAATGCTATTTTAACTTGAATGTAGATAGAagatgtgcgtgtgtgtgtgcgcacacatgcaaaaaaaaatctcttcaatGAAGAAACAGTGTCCTCCAAAAAAGCATCTAAAGTCATTTAAAATgcatggagtggggggaggagggaagctaTTTAAAAGAATGATTTCCCGTACATTTAGATATTAATTTTTAGGTTTATTAAGGAAAGTTACAAGGTACAGACTGGAGTCAGCTATCACATGAATGTCAAATGAGAAATGATTTTAAGTAGACAACTAGGGGGAGGCAAATTTGTCTGGGATACCTTTCCATTTCTTGGATCATCTTACCCTCTCTTCCCAAGGTCTCTCCTGATCCCAGATACCCTCTCTATTTCTTGcaatgactggcatatagtaaccatttaaatactttttcatttattcactcatttattcatttctcaaTTAATCCTGCTAAATCAACTGATAATTAAGGTGTTAGTCGATAATGCTTAAGTTtatatttcttcctcagaaagtatttgtaaattaaaaatgttCTTCAAAAAAAATGCCTCCAGGAGTAACTTGGGAGTCCCTGTCATATCTTCAACCATGTATCTTGACTTAGCTTGGAGGTCACACCTCAGTGACTTTTTGAAGGTGGGAGCAGGGTCTGACAAGCAGGTAGCCAACATCCTTCCCCTCAAATACTggtaacatttttctccatctttatgAGGAAGTAAATACATGTTTGACAAACCCTTCCAAAAAGCTATTCTATTCCTGCCTACTAGAGAGGTCCCTGACTTACATAGGTCCCACAGGAAAATCACAAGAACACAATTCCACTAAAGAGCAGGCTAGTGAAACTTAACAACTATAAAGACTTTAGGCAAGAAGGCAacaattttttcctttgacaAAAGCTATAAATTGTACAGTACATCCCTAAGTGTTATTGTTAGaagtgaacaaaataattcaagaaatttacataatttaaataggaaggctcattttttttcagtaatgtaCATTATTACAACCAATTCTAAAATTAACCTTTTAAAAGTACTAGCTGATATCAATATATACAATGAGGAAGCCTGTCTAACGTTCCTAAGTTCCTTTAAACAttctatttattgtatttttctaaCATTATAAAATTCCTTCACCAGAAATCAGTTCAGTTACCTGAATGTGGAATCTCtgtagaaatggcaaaccacttttttactttctttgactTCCTGAAAAAAATCTCTCTCACTAGGAATTTCTCTGTATTCACCATGTCCTTTTGAAAGCCATTCCTAAGttggaaagagaggaaataatgacatttgaaatttctttttcagtaGCTAGGGATGTTAATCAAGTATCTAGGTAAGCATGTAAAGTAACTTCTATTTTAGTTACTAAGATAATTCACAGCACATAAGTTTTATATTAAGgtaattaatttgaaaataatcAAAATCTCCTAGAAAGAGTAACCTATACTCAACTGATTCTACTACCTCATTCACTTCAATTCTTTGCTATTTGGTTTTCAGTCCAATCTCCTTACTGAAATTGTTCTCTCAAAAGTTGTTAATGATTTCTAACCTACTCCCTCAAAATAGATTTTTCCTGGCTCAGTCCTTATCGATAACTCCTTGTACTTTgctcccagttttctcacctgtcagTTACTCTGAGTTCAGTGTTTTAACATTTACCATCTCTCTCTTATCCTCTACATGTGGGCTATGCCCCAAAGTTCTGTCTTTAGCTCTTTCCTCTCCTCAGTCCTTGAGGATTCCCATGGCAAGTCCTCATGTTTTCAATGGTCACTTTCATCCACGTGATTCCAAAATCTCAACTGCCATTCCTGACTGCTCCCCTACTCCTACCACCTGGTCCTCTGGGAATCTCCACATAATCCTATTCacctctcaaactcaacatgaccaAAATGGAATCATCACCTTCCCCTCCtaagttcttttttgtttactACATCACCATCTTCCCAAGTTACCCAAATTTGTTTGGAGTGATCTTTGATTCTGCTCATCAGCATATCCATAAAGTAAGCATAATGTAGTGGAAAAGTGGTAGACTTGAGGGTTCAAGTGCTActtttgatacttactagctatgtgactatggtcGAGTCACTAACTTCTTttagtctccatttcttcatttgtaaaatggcaatacCTGCAGTGGCTAATTTGTATTATTTGTTTGTGAATATCAAATCAGTTAATATACACAAATTTCCTTTGTAAGTTTTAAAACACATGAATATCAGTTATTATCACGTCCTTACCTCTACAAgatctctcacatctgtccccttcaTTCTACTTATGTTACCACCTTGATATGGTTCACATCTCTTGCTTAAAATACTGTTATAATCACCTTACACAAGTTTCCCTTCTCCGAACTATACTTCACATGTCTTCCTAAGGCAAAGGTCTCATCGTGTTTCTCCCCTACTCAATAACCTTCAATGGCTATCTATCTGGATCATAAAATATGATTGTCTCAATATGGTATttaaaagtctttccagcttcattTCCTCTTATTTGCCTTCACAAACTCTAAATTCTTGCTAAGCAGAACCACTAGCTTATTCCCTTAATTCAGAATGCCTACCCATGTGATTAGCACTGGCTATTTCTTGagagttcaaatcaagtctcagacatttcccagctgtgtgaactaggcaagtcatttagcctttgcctcagcttcctcaactgtaaaatgaagataataacagcataGAGTTggtgtgatgataaaatgaaatacttgtaaaaatgctAAGCACAATGCCAGgtccatagtaagtgctataaatacttctcttccctctccatgcCAATGACTCAGGTACTACCACCATTGTATATTCTTCCCTGTCCTCACTATTCTGCAGctaaaatgttctctttcctcaagTTCTCATAGAACAACCTGTCCAGATTTTCACCTGGTACTGTATATCCTTTCACAAGTACCATGAGTTTCCCACTCTCTCTTAGCACCTTGGAATCAGGGTGTATGTGTCATCTTATCTTTATGTTTTACCATGCCTAGCACGCCCTTCGCAGATATTTGTAGAATTACATTAAAAATCAAACTATAGGACTAtgacttgttttttattttgacagaataatttgtattttctctgtcttttactATTTGGTGCAGTTCATCCTTAAAGATACTAATTAGCCATAAAATGTCTAAAGTATTCATTTTGATTTAATAATGCTTTGAAAATTACATGATATACTTAACATAaggttttaaaatacattttctgaAAACTTTCAATGTTATAGACTCTTTGAGCTAGACAATGACCACTAACACCTCTGCTCTGCTGTGTTCTTGAACTCAGAATAATTTCAGCCAAAGTTCCCCTAAAATTCTATAAacaaaagttaatttaaaaaagctAAATtctatttgtttaattttatttgtgaaaatatGTGTGTTGGGAAGAGGggaatttcttttgtctttgactGAGTGCCAGGGAATCAGGTATCATGCTACTTGTACAAGTTCCCACGAAGGAAGAGAGGTAGACCAGTTATACAAACCAGAGTTGGAAGGATTCTCAGAGGCTGAATAATATAAACTCCTACCTACCAAAGGGCTTCTCTCTACATT
Proteins encoded:
- the TXNDC9 gene encoding thioredoxin domain-containing protein 9, which codes for MEAHTSVDMFAKVLENQLLQTTSVVEQQLDSEIQKLDQMDEDDLERLKEKRLEALKKAQQQKQEWLSKGHGEYREIPSERDFFQEVKESKKVVCHFYRDSTFRCKILDKHLTILSKKHLETKFLKLNVEKAPFLCERLNIRVIPTLALVKDGKTQDYVVGFTDLGNTDDFTTETLEWRLGCSDILNYSGNLMEPPFQNQKKFGTNLTKLEKKTIRGKIYDSDSDDD